Proteins from a single region of Bacteroidota bacterium:
- a CDS encoding DUF935 family protein — protein MSLSKVLSLPELSRRRKENTKHISKDSRVIPSAHIQNIYSLYTSEFANLDISNLKYYLESSRKGLNFWKSLLFEYVRRIDLRIAAVCQTRKLSVLGSKYHIEGKDPALNTFAEKLVADISNIENFFTDIVESCIQGLSLFEINYKFEDNKIFIDDLRRIQNHLVVYDDLDEEYYILDALKTSAINLRLASGTITDRVDVKSLPLLNIPGEKLLEVHSFDGDNPNGFLNGCIDSLILAYFFKSYSVKDWQIFIEKFASPTVIGKYSALNQHDKNSLMLAVQNLKNNASAVIPGEADILFRGDENKGEGSAVFNSNIEFWNNEITIRVLGQHLTTSLDKQGSYAAAQVHNAVRRDILLSDYHLIERTMDELIKRVIDFNFIDVKDYPKFVFSF, from the coding sequence ATGTCTCTATCAAAAGTTCTCAGCCTTCCCGAGTTATCCAGAAGGCGCAAAGAAAATACAAAACACATTTCGAAAGATTCCCGGGTAATACCCTCGGCACACATTCAGAACATCTACTCGCTCTACACTTCCGAATTTGCCAATCTCGATATTTCCAATCTTAAGTATTACCTGGAGTCTTCCCGGAAAGGTCTCAACTTCTGGAAGTCACTTCTCTTTGAATACGTCAGAAGAATTGACCTCCGCATTGCTGCCGTCTGCCAGACAAGAAAGTTATCCGTTCTTGGAAGTAAGTATCATATAGAAGGTAAAGACCCTGCATTAAATACCTTCGCAGAAAAATTAGTCGCAGATATTTCTAATATCGAAAATTTTTTCACTGATATTGTTGAAAGCTGCATTCAGGGCTTAAGCCTTTTTGAAATCAATTATAAATTTGAAGACAATAAAATTTTCATAGATGATTTAAGAAGAATTCAAAATCATCTCGTCGTTTACGATGATTTAGATGAAGAGTATTACATCCTTGATGCATTAAAAACTTCAGCTATTAATTTGCGCCTTGCAAGCGGAACTATAACGGATAGAGTTGACGTAAAATCTCTTCCGCTCCTGAATATCCCCGGTGAGAAACTGCTTGAAGTGCATTCCTTCGACGGCGATAACCCGAACGGATTTCTAAACGGATGCATCGACTCCCTCATACTCGCTTACTTCTTCAAATCTTACTCGGTTAAGGACTGGCAAATATTCATCGAAAAATTTGCAAGCCCCACAGTGATAGGAAAATACTCCGCTCTCAATCAGCATGATAAAAATTCTCTAATGCTCGCAGTGCAGAATTTAAAAAACAATGCATCTGCTGTTATTCCGGGAGAGGCAGATATTCTTTTCAGAGGAGATGAGAACAAAGGCGAGGGCTCTGCTGTGTTCAACAGCAATATTGAATTCTGGAACAATGAAATTACCATACGTGTTCTAGGCCAGCACCTGACAACGTCACTCGATAAACAGGGCTCATATGCCGCAGCACAGGTGCATAATGCAGTCCGCCGCGATATCCTTCTCAGCGATTACCATTTAATAGAGCGCACGATGGATGAGCTGATAAAGCGCGTTATCGATTTTAATTTTATCGATGTAAAAGATTATCCGAAATTTGTTTTTAGTTTCTAA
- a CDS encoding DUF1320 family protein, which translates to MSYTNKDYFLSKINSEELDKLTGSSDDNLSSAIRSADSMINSYLKNVVAAVPIAPNGTDDQYPAAIKQCSYDLAIFYLHDRIQYSEIPQWVKDKYNAAIDFLTKIAKGIITLEIETEDTTAEHYQAPDDNIKFFGNDTVMSRGSF; encoded by the coding sequence ATGTCCTATACAAATAAAGATTACTTCCTTTCAAAAATAAATTCCGAAGAGCTCGATAAGCTTACCGGCAGCTCGGACGATAACCTTAGCTCCGCTATCCGCAGCGCCGACTCAATGATAAACAGTTATCTTAAAAATGTTGTTGCCGCTGTACCCATCGCACCAAACGGAACCGATGACCAGTATCCCGCAGCCATAAAGCAGTGCTCCTATGATCTCGCAATATTTTATCTGCACGATAGAATACAATACTCTGAAATCCCACAGTGGGTGAAAGATAAATACAACGCTGCTATAGATTTTCTTACAAAGATTGCCAAAGGCATTATCACACTGGAAATTGAGACTGAAGATACAACTGCTGAGCACTACCAGGCGCCTGATGACAACATAAAATTTTTTGGAAATGATACTGTGATGAGCAGAGGAAGCTTCTAA
- a CDS encoding nucleotidyl transferase AbiEii/AbiGii toxin family protein yields the protein MKINSTDLRIEGSKDIFLSLEKAFTKFDIDFYLIGALARDVMFLSKDHKPIRATQDIDFAVMIPDNNVYEALKKYLEVNENFKPDQREPYRMTAGSVIIDLLPFGKIESKERTVIVHGKEITELNVLGLSEIYYSAYTVSIDDDSVFKVATLPGICILKLISYTDRPDDRAKDIEDITFILDNYHNMNVDYIIAEHSELMEYGWDEKLSAKVLGRDIGLILKDNIELRDKIISILKNNIVEHRTGKIAELMTVKSERTIEDSIELLNKVLEGINERI from the coding sequence TTGAAGATAAATTCAACTGATTTAAGAATAGAAGGAAGTAAAGATATTTTCCTCTCACTCGAAAAGGCGTTCACAAAATTTGATATAGATTTTTATCTGATAGGCGCTCTTGCAAGAGATGTAATGTTTCTCTCCAAAGACCATAAACCCATAAGAGCAACACAGGATATAGATTTTGCTGTAATGATTCCAGATAACAACGTTTACGAAGCTCTGAAAAAATATCTTGAAGTAAATGAAAACTTTAAACCCGACCAAAGAGAACCCTACAGAATGACGGCAGGGAGTGTAATAATAGACCTGCTGCCATTTGGAAAAATTGAAAGCAAAGAACGAACTGTAATTGTTCATGGAAAAGAAATTACAGAATTAAACGTACTTGGATTAAGTGAAATATACTACTCCGCATATACAGTAAGCATTGATGACGACTCAGTCTTTAAAGTAGCAACGCTCCCGGGAATATGTATTCTAAAATTAATATCCTATACGGATAGACCTGATGACAGAGCAAAAGATATTGAAGACATAACTTTTATTTTAGATAATTATCATAATATGAATGTTGATTATATTATAGCTGAACATTCTGAACTAATGGAGTATGGCTGGGATGAAAAGCTCTCAGCTAAAGTTCTGGGCAGAGATATAGGACTTATTTTAAAAGATAATATAGAATTAAGGGACAAAATAATTTCAATTTTAAAGAATAATATAGTAGAACATAGAACGGGAAAAATCGCTGAGCTTATGACTGTCAAATCTGAAAGAACTATTGAAGACAGCATTGAATTATTAAATAAAGTACTTGAAGGAATTAACGAAAGAATTTAA
- a CDS encoding DUF4373 domain-containing protein: MARPLKTGLEYFSHDVSLSSDDKIQFIEAKHGIIGYAVFCKLLEKIYKNGYYTKWEQRDEILFAKTNSVDVKAVREIVSDCINEGLFSAKLYNEFNVLTSRSIQLRYILGSQKRRNIYLVNDFLCVSDTETSTHVKITLTDVSGEITEVISPESTQSKVKESKENKSSVCKETHTHDFENFHTYVKQEDEYTDLKNYNLKYYFDRVINFYPDKKFTDKELKAKIIFFIGNDKKSDKHYPVQNPLKKNDSVTVAYELVKNNLDWIKNLPDKNPDEVIPQLVQKCRDPATKDALFEAYVEKALRHYMPSISN, translated from the coding sequence ATGGCCCGACCGTTAAAAACAGGACTCGAATATTTTTCCCATGATGTATCTCTTTCTTCGGATGATAAAATTCAGTTCATCGAGGCAAAGCATGGAATCATCGGCTATGCAGTATTCTGTAAGCTCCTGGAAAAAATTTACAAGAACGGATACTACACAAAATGGGAGCAGCGTGATGAAATTCTTTTTGCCAAAACAAATTCAGTGGATGTAAAGGCTGTAAGGGAAATAGTTTCCGACTGCATTAACGAGGGTTTATTCTCCGCAAAACTATATAATGAGTTTAATGTACTCACATCACGGTCAATTCAGCTGCGCTATATTCTGGGCTCGCAGAAGAGAAGAAATATTTATCTGGTTAATGATTTTCTCTGCGTATCAGATACAGAAACATCAACGCATGTAAAAATAACTTTAACTGATGTTTCGGGGGAGATAACAGAAGTAATCTCTCCCGAAAGTACACAAAGTAAAGTAAAGGAAAGTAAAGAAAATAAAAGCAGTGTGTGTAAGGAAACACACACACACGATTTTGAAAATTTCCACACATACGTTAAGCAGGAAGATGAGTACACTGATTTAAAAAATTACAATTTGAAATATTATTTTGACCGTGTAATAAATTTTTATCCTGATAAAAAATTTACCGATAAAGAGCTTAAGGCAAAAATAATTTTTTTCATAGGTAATGATAAGAAATCGGATAAGCATTATCCTGTTCAAAATCCGCTGAAGAAAAATGATTCTGTTACCGTTGCATACGAGCTTGTAAAAAATAATCTTGACTGGATAAAAAATCTTCCGGATAAAAATCCTGATGAAGTTATTCCTCAGCTTGTACAAAAGTGCCGTGACCCCGCCACAAAAGATGCGCTCTTCGAAGCCTATGTAGAAAAAGCTTTACGGCACTACATGCCTTCAATTAGCAATTAG
- a CDS encoding YqaJ viral recombinase family protein translates to MKNFITGSDLSAIIGLNPYKTPYAVWSSIVNSRGEKEPELSLKISNILQPAIAALYEEVSGRKTIIPLEKNIRHEKYNFIAATPNRLIEDTGVLQTYGTQKFVERDFIPQHWYLKIIWDMGVTNKKEGVIAWLERGLRFKYTDVQFDEELFNHMLTAAIDFWNEHVQTASPPKALTPKDIKSIFRKHCEMKFVPADEQSYNEIKRMKLLKDEKKFIESELENIQSSLEFLMGDAEGITYGDKILATWKTDDAIKKFNESSFRKENPEAYQKYLTEVEGKRRFILKY, encoded by the coding sequence ATGAAAAATTTTATCACGGGTTCCGATCTTTCCGCAATTATCGGACTTAACCCGTACAAAACTCCTTATGCAGTCTGGTCTTCAATTGTAAACTCCCGCGGAGAGAAAGAGCCCGAGCTTTCATTAAAAATTTCAAATATACTTCAGCCCGCAATTGCCGCCTTGTACGAAGAGGTAAGCGGAAGAAAAACAATCATACCTCTTGAAAAAAATATAAGACACGAAAAGTATAATTTTATTGCCGCAACTCCTAACCGCTTAATTGAAGACACAGGCGTGCTGCAAACTTACGGAACACAAAAATTTGTTGAGCGCGATTTCATCCCGCAGCACTGGTACCTGAAGATAATCTGGGATATGGGAGTGACAAATAAAAAAGAGGGAGTGATTGCCTGGCTTGAAAGGGGACTGCGCTTTAAATATACCGATGTGCAGTTCGATGAAGAGTTATTCAATCATATGTTAACTGCGGCAATTGATTTCTGGAATGAGCATGTGCAAACCGCTTCTCCGCCCAAAGCGCTGACACCAAAGGATATAAAAAGCATTTTCAGGAAGCACTGCGAAATGAAATTTGTTCCCGCAGATGAGCAGAGCTATAATGAAATAAAAAGAATGAAGCTGCTTAAAGATGAAAAGAAGTTTATTGAAAGCGAGCTTGAAAATATACAGTCATCACTTGAGTTTCTTATGGGAGATGCAGAGGGAATAACTTACGGCGATAAAATTCTCGCTACCTGGAAAACAGATGACGCAATAAAAAAATTTAACGAAAGCAGTTTCAGAAAAGAAAATCCCGAAGCATATCAGAAGTACTTAACTGAAGTAGAAGGAAAGAGAAGATTTATTCTGAAGTATTAA
- a CDS encoding RHS repeat protein: protein MKSVKLFLLTLIIVCFINLHNANAQYKFSEIATVSVELTLVQNQLFKDVIAKDKEVMLNNKVKRIHFNNSRGEVQYLYNKNGQITEFSITDKDGDKTFETFEYDANNNPVKYFYGTQQNDKIDGVTYFYKYDEKGRMINATTDQNVMMSPAKDYTIVYYNKNFPDAPGAIRYYKGNKTPEGTSMIESPLYESVIESDDKGRITLVIDKDKKEMIKNVYTESGVNVSYLGDDFITKYTIKDNVITHIEDNFTATDFTYKDNGLLDVIKLTLIEDKTEKTFNLEYEFY, encoded by the coding sequence TTGAAATCAGTAAAACTATTCCTGCTTACACTTATAATAGTTTGTTTTATTAATTTGCATAACGCAAATGCTCAGTATAAATTTTCTGAAATTGCAACGGTATCGGTTGAGCTTACACTTGTGCAAAATCAGCTTTTCAAAGATGTAATAGCAAAGGACAAAGAAGTGATGCTGAACAACAAAGTGAAGAGAATACACTTTAATAATTCACGCGGAGAAGTTCAATATCTTTACAATAAAAACGGTCAGATAACGGAGTTCTCCATTACGGATAAGGACGGAGATAAAACATTCGAGACATTCGAATACGATGCAAATAACAATCCGGTAAAATATTTTTACGGGACACAGCAAAACGATAAGATTGACGGAGTTACATACTTCTATAAATATGATGAAAAAGGAAGAATGATTAACGCTACAACGGATCAGAATGTAATGATGTCCCCTGCTAAAGATTACACTATAGTTTATTACAATAAAAACTTTCCTGATGCGCCGGGAGCAATAAGATATTACAAGGGCAATAAAACTCCCGAGGGAACAAGCATGATAGAATCTCCGCTGTATGAATCTGTGATAGAGTCAGATGATAAAGGCAGAATAACACTCGTAATTGATAAAGACAAAAAAGAAATGATTAAGAATGTTTATACGGAGAGTGGTGTGAATGTTTCATATCTCGGCGATGATTTTATTACTAAGTACACGATAAAAGATAATGTAATTACACACATAGAAGATAATTTCACAGCAACTGATTTTACCTATAAAGATAACGGTCTGCTGGATGTTATAAAATTAACATTGATTGAAGATAAAACAGAAAAGACATTTAATCTGGAGTATGAGTTTTATTAA
- a CDS encoding LexA family transcriptional regulator codes for MIQTRLKHLREALGLNKNQLAGKLDIDNGNLSRYESGKVKPNSEFYERLVDKFGNVNLSWLISGEGEMFIQKISAPDKNKIRSIPLYSYVYCGSPASQWDTDKVKEYMQLPSLTKYGEAFGLIAKGDSMAPYINPYDVLICVDKPDLIKDRTAVVCVFKSVDTIEANAKLIKRNKKEGSVMLYSINTKYEPEVYDEDEILKIYKVVRIIRDVK; via the coding sequence ATGATTCAAACACGATTAAAACATCTACGCGAAGCGCTTGGCTTAAACAAAAATCAGCTGGCAGGAAAGCTTGACATCGATAACGGAAATCTCTCACGTTATGAGAGCGGCAAGGTGAAGCCCAACTCGGAATTTTACGAACGGCTTGTTGATAAATTCGGAAATGTAAATCTTTCCTGGCTTATAAGCGGCGAGGGAGAAATGTTTATCCAGAAAATATCTGCGCCCGATAAAAATAAAATAAGAAGCATACCGCTTTACTCATACGTTTACTGCGGAAGCCCTGCATCGCAGTGGGATACCGATAAGGTGAAGGAGTACATGCAGCTCCCCTCTCTTACAAAATACGGTGAGGCGTTCGGGCTGATTGCAAAGGGCGACTCGATGGCTCCGTATATAAATCCCTATGACGTTCTTATCTGCGTTGATAAGCCCGACCTTATAAAAGACAGGACTGCCGTTGTGTGCGTGTTCAAATCCGTTGATACAATAGAAGCAAATGCAAAGCTGATAAAAAGAAATAAGAAGGAAGGCAGTGTTATGCTTTACTCTATCAATACAAAGTACGAGCCGGAAGTTTATGATGAAGACGAGATTTTAAAAATTTATAAAGTTGTAAGAATTATAAGGGATGTGAAGTAA
- a CDS encoding endonuclease domain-containing protein, with amino-acid sequence MKFFNRSENKKLRKELRLNQPKAEQVLWQKIKAKRFLGIKFRRQHGIGPFIIDFYNTELKLAIEIDGDSHFNEESLQKDNSRTNYLEKEGIEVLRFTNTDVYKNIGWVLEQLKIYIENKIINGKHL; translated from the coding sequence ATGAAATTTTTTAATCGAAGTGAAAATAAGAAGCTCCGAAAAGAATTACGCTTAAATCAACCAAAAGCAGAACAAGTTTTATGGCAAAAAATAAAAGCAAAAAGATTTCTTGGGATAAAATTTCGAAGGCAGCATGGGATTGGACCATTTATAATTGATTTCTATAATACCGAATTAAAACTAGCAATTGAAATTGATGGAGACTCACATTTTAATGAAGAAAGTTTGCAAAAAGATAATTCACGAACAAATTATTTAGAAAAAGAAGGTATAGAAGTTTTAAGATTTACAAATACTGATGTTTATAAAAATATAGGCTGGGTTTTAGAACAGTTAAAGATTTATATAGAAAACAAAATCATTAACGGAAAGCATTTATAA
- a CDS encoding T9SS type A sorting domain-containing protein, which translates to MKKIIIIFLCMFTANSIFAGWTTVNMGTTNEFTSVSMPTDQIHFLTAINTTTYEGTLYKSTNGGATWTTLSLPSNFKLPMVCNFAPGGMNGMIAGSSLLGTSNGGVDWMPIYSPTDTVLFFGVDIRGETAWSLWAVGNKMNNGVPVIIRCANMNVAVPVYTRLTLPSNMSTLHLTSVSAMDSMTCYIGVESNSSFRGVIRTTDKGVSWTQLNTGGIEVWDIEMENNGYGYIVSGGSSSCYVQRTSDYGSTWSTVYSGTSGALKSLLQNNGLYAAGNNGKIIRSSDGGQSWVSQNSGTTANLNFINSLESNTNIMYAGGENGVLLKTLDGGVGINNISSSIPDKNLLYQNYPNPFNPSTTIKFDLKKSSYVKLIVFDALGREVETIVNEYLNIGTYTADWNSIGNTSGIYFYRLITNDFTDTGKMILMK; encoded by the coding sequence ATGAAAAAAATTATTATAATTTTTTTATGTATGTTTACAGCTAATTCTATTTTTGCGGGCTGGACTACTGTAAACATGGGAACAACAAATGAATTTACATCTGTATCTATGCCAACGGACCAGATACATTTTTTAACGGCTATAAATACTACAACCTATGAAGGTACGTTGTATAAATCAACAAACGGCGGAGCAACTTGGACTACACTTTCGCTTCCGTCTAATTTTAAATTACCAATGGTATGTAATTTTGCGCCCGGAGGTATGAATGGAATGATAGCGGGCTCATCATTATTAGGAACATCCAATGGAGGAGTTGACTGGATGCCTATATATAGTCCAACAGATACGGTTTTATTTTTTGGAGTTGATATAAGAGGCGAAACAGCCTGGTCATTATGGGCAGTCGGAAACAAAATGAACAACGGCGTACCTGTAATTATTAGATGCGCTAATATGAATGTAGCAGTACCTGTTTACACACGTTTAACATTGCCTTCTAATATGTCAACTTTACATCTTACATCAGTAAGCGCTATGGATAGCATGACATGTTATATTGGTGTTGAAAGTAATTCTTCTTTCAGAGGTGTTATAAGAACTACTGATAAAGGAGTAAGCTGGACTCAGCTGAACACAGGCGGCATAGAAGTATGGGATATTGAAATGGAAAATAACGGCTACGGTTATATAGTTTCAGGAGGAAGCAGTTCTTGCTACGTACAAAGAACATCTGACTATGGCTCTACCTGGAGCACAGTATATTCAGGTACGAGCGGCGCATTAAAATCATTACTTCAGAATAATGGTTTATATGCTGCAGGTAATAATGGTAAAATTATCAGAAGTTCAGACGGGGGACAATCATGGGTATCTCAGAATAGCGGAACTACTGCAAATCTAAATTTTATAAACAGTCTGGAAAGTAATACAAATATAATGTATGCCGGGGGCGAAAACGGCGTGCTATTAAAAACTTTAGACGGTGGCGTAGGAATCAATAATATATCTTCAAGCATTCCTGATAAAAATTTACTTTATCAGAATTATCCGAATCCTTTTAATCCTTCAACAACAATTAAGTTCGATCTGAAAAAATCTTCCTATGTAAAACTTATTGTATTTGATGCTCTTGGCAGGGAAGTAGAAACAATTGTAAATGAATATCTGAACATAGGAACATACACTGCCGATTGGAACAGTATCGGCAATACAAGCGGAATATATTTCTACAGATTAATTACAAATGATTTTACCGATACGGGAAAGATGATATTAATGAAGTGA